The Arachis duranensis cultivar V14167 chromosome 2, aradu.V14167.gnm2.J7QH, whole genome shotgun sequence genome has a window encoding:
- the LOC107474373 gene encoding uncharacterized protein LOC107474373 isoform X1 yields the protein MYDESFRNFKNYFFKVRAVEEARPFFLDENNKLRSSLEWQRNVVVSRYTWEMLDEVELAFVNVLEDIWGEPSHLDTKKSLGNPSLVRTALEMAKNNDAMKALKKARKATVAQNISTRADWEGSSQVLLKLSVPSSPIPRRMIPTPRVRLVDPPQSSTAAVAFSTAVPPSKRPRTVEPFNLDAPDFGPIGFVDQQIGPYGTLSMDDVSLLHHLDFIIRSSIKMAHMGAVLYRTAQNLLLHATKASIEEAKREFDRMKGLKEELQVKVTKLEKELESEKASFVVLAASVQLAEDTTLRYNDSYVTTYREVMRLRGELESARVDYADLQGHLVGSVTATYENLKEQVRVLAPEVDLTLFSLDNVVNDGKIVPDEDDDVEPPSVPATKAPLVPTSSVPEVGHSELEPDCQILN from the exons atgtatgacgagtcttttcggaattttaagaattacttctttaaggtccGGGCTGTTGAAGAAGCCCGGCCTTTCTTTCTGGACGAAAATAACAAACTCCGCTCTTCTTTAGAGTGGCAGAGAAACGTAGTGGTATCCCGgtatacttgggagatgttgGACGAGGTCGAGCTGGCCTTTGTGAATGtcttggaggatatttggggagAACCTTCTCATCTGGATACTAAAAAATCTTTAGGGAACCCATCCCTTGTTCGAACTGCTTTGG agatggccaaGAATAATGACGCGATGAAGGCCCTCAAAAAGGCGAGAAAGGCTACTGTAGCTCAGAACATCTCGACCCGAGCGGATTGGGAAGGGTCCTCTCAGGTCTTGTTGAAGCTGTCTGTGCCGAGCTCTCCTATTCCGAGGAGAATGATCCCTACTCCTCGAGTTCGTTTAGTGGATCCTCCACAGTCTTCTACTGCTGCTGTGGCTTTTTCTACGGCCGTTCCTCCTTCCAAAAGACCTCGGACCGTTGAACCCTTCAATCTGGATGCGCCTGATTTTGGCCCTATTGGATTCGTCGACCAGCAGATCGGTCCTTATGGTACCCTTtctatggatgatgtttctctccttcatcacttagattttataattaggaGTAGCATCAAGATGGCACATATGGGAGCTGTCCTGTACCGAACTGCCCAAaatcttctccttcatgctaccaAGGCCTCTATAGAGGAGGCTAAGCGGGAGTTTGACAGAAtgaagggtttgaaggaggagctccaAGTGAAAGTGACCAAGCTGGAGAAGGAGTTGGAAAGTGAAAAGGCTAGTTTCGTTGTCTTGGCGGCTTCTGTGCAGTTGGCTGAAGACACGACGTTGAGGTACAATGATAGCTATGTCACAACCTACAGGGAAGTGATGCGTCTCAGGGGGGAGCTGGAGTCGGCCCGGGTTGATTATGCCGATctccagggtcaccttgtgggcagcgtaactgctacttatgagaacctgaaggagcagGTTCGGGTTCTTGCTCCCGAGGTCGACCTTACTCTCTTCAGCCTAGACAATGTTGTGAatgatggcaagattgtccctgacgaagatgatgatgttgaacctcCATCTGTGCCTGCTACCAAAGCCCCTCTGGTGCCAACTTCTTCAGTTCCTGAAGTCGGTCATTCCGAGTTGGAACCTGATTGTCAAATCTTGAACTGA
- the LOC107474373 gene encoding uncharacterized protein LOC107474373 isoform X2, with protein sequence MAKNNDAMKALKKARKATVAQNISTRADWEGSSQVLLKLSVPSSPIPRRMIPTPRVRLVDPPQSSTAAVAFSTAVPPSKRPRTVEPFNLDAPDFGPIGFVDQQIGPYGTLSMDDVSLLHHLDFIIRSSIKMAHMGAVLYRTAQNLLLHATKASIEEAKREFDRMKGLKEELQVKVTKLEKELESEKASFVVLAASVQLAEDTTLRYNDSYVTTYREVMRLRGELESARVDYADLQGHLVGSVTATYENLKEQVRVLAPEVDLTLFSLDNVVNDGKIVPDEDDDVEPPSVPATKAPLVPTSSVPEVGHSELEPDCQILN encoded by the coding sequence atggccaaGAATAATGACGCGATGAAGGCCCTCAAAAAGGCGAGAAAGGCTACTGTAGCTCAGAACATCTCGACCCGAGCGGATTGGGAAGGGTCCTCTCAGGTCTTGTTGAAGCTGTCTGTGCCGAGCTCTCCTATTCCGAGGAGAATGATCCCTACTCCTCGAGTTCGTTTAGTGGATCCTCCACAGTCTTCTACTGCTGCTGTGGCTTTTTCTACGGCCGTTCCTCCTTCCAAAAGACCTCGGACCGTTGAACCCTTCAATCTGGATGCGCCTGATTTTGGCCCTATTGGATTCGTCGACCAGCAGATCGGTCCTTATGGTACCCTTtctatggatgatgtttctctccttcatcacttagattttataattaggaGTAGCATCAAGATGGCACATATGGGAGCTGTCCTGTACCGAACTGCCCAAaatcttctccttcatgctaccaAGGCCTCTATAGAGGAGGCTAAGCGGGAGTTTGACAGAAtgaagggtttgaaggaggagctccaAGTGAAAGTGACCAAGCTGGAGAAGGAGTTGGAAAGTGAAAAGGCTAGTTTCGTTGTCTTGGCGGCTTCTGTGCAGTTGGCTGAAGACACGACGTTGAGGTACAATGATAGCTATGTCACAACCTACAGGGAAGTGATGCGTCTCAGGGGGGAGCTGGAGTCGGCCCGGGTTGATTATGCCGATctccagggtcaccttgtgggcagcgtaactgctacttatgagaacctgaaggagcagGTTCGGGTTCTTGCTCCCGAGGTCGACCTTACTCTCTTCAGCCTAGACAATGTTGTGAatgatggcaagattgtccctgacgaagatgatgatgttgaacctcCATCTGTGCCTGCTACCAAAGCCCCTCTGGTGCCAACTTCTTCAGTTCCTGAAGTCGGTCATTCCGAGTTGGAACCTGATTGTCAAATCTTGAACTGA